AGATCCCCGGGGAGCGGGGCGAACTGGTCGCCCGGCTGTACGCGCGGGCCCACCTCGCCGAGCCCGGCCCGCTGCGCGACATCGACGGCCCCGCCGAGGAGCTGGAACGGTTCGCCGAACTCGCCGACGGCGCACTTCAGGACGGTCGGTAGGGTCCCACGCCATGAGTCGCCCCCGTTCCACCCCCGCGTCGCCCATCACGACCCCGCCGTCCACCGCGACCGCCCCCGTCGCGGACGCCGCCGCCGTTCAGGACTTCATCGCCGCCGGGGAGATCCTGGGCAGCGCGTGCTTCGGCTGCGGCCCCGACGTGCCGCACGGCCTGCACATCCAGCGCACCGGGCGCGACGGCACCACCGCCTTCGCCGAGTTCACCGTGATCCCCGAGCATCAGGGCGCGCCCGGCCTCGCGCACGGCGGGCTGCTCGCCACGGCGATGGACGAGATCCTCGGCACCTCGGCCTGGCTGCTCGGCCGCCGCTACGTGACCGGCCGGCTGGAGACCGACTACCTCGCGCCCGTCCCGGTCGGCTCGCTCGTTCACCTGAGGTCCTGGTGCAAGGGCGTGGACGGCCGCAAGGCGTACCTCGAGGCGGAGGGCAGGCTCGGCGGGCCGGACGGCCGGGTCGCGGTCCGAGCGGCGGCGCTGTTCATCGAGGTCCCGCTCGAACACTTCACCGCGAAGGGAACGCCATGAGCGTCCGCATCGAACGGAACGGTCCCGTCACCACGGTCATCCTGTCCCGGCCGGAGGCCCGCAACGCGGTCGACGGCCCCACGGCGACCGCGCTCGCCGACGCGTTCCGGGCCTTCGACGCCGACCCGGCCGCGGCCGTCGCGGTGCTGTGGGGCGAGGGCGGCACGTTCTGCGCCGGCGCCGACCTCAAGGCCGTCGGCACCGAACGCAGCAACCGCGTGGACCCGCCTCCCGCGGACGCGCCTCTGGGCTGCACGCGGCTGCGGTTGGGCAAGCCGGTCATCGCGGCCGTCGCCGGTCACGCCGTCGCGGGCGGCCTGGAGCTGGCGCTGTGGGCCGATCTGCGGGTGGCGGAGCCCGACGCGGTGTTCGGCGTGTACTGCCGCCGCTGGGGCGTCCCATTGATCGACGGCGGCACGGTACGGCTGCCCCGGCTGATCGGTACGAGCCGGGCCATGGACATGATCCTGACCGGCCGTTCCGTGGACGCGCGGGAGGCGTACGACATCGGCCTCGTCAACCGGCTGACCGGGCCCGGCGAGTCCCGCACGGCCGCCGAGACCCTCGCCGCCGACCTGGTCCGCTTCCCGCAGTCCTGTCTGCGGAACGACCGCATGTCCGTGCTCGAACAGGACGGCCTCACCGAGGAGGAGGCCCTCGCCAACGAGTACCGCCACGGGCTCGGCTCCCTGGAGGAGGCCCTTCACGGCGCGGGCCGCTTCGCCTCCGGAGCCGGGAGGCACGGGGACTTCACCGACATCTAGGCCGCTCAGTCGCGCCAGAAGAGCTCGATCTCCAGGTCGAATTGATTGTCCTGGACGGAGGTCTCCTTCAGGGTGAAGACGGCTTTATGGCCGTCCGGATATAGGACCCGCTGGCAACCGGTGACGCTGCGATAGCATTCGGCGACCGCCTGCTCGTCGACTCCGGAGTCACCCGCGTCCCTGAGCCAACGCGTGAGATCCCTCAGCAGCGTGGGGCAGGGGCTCGCCGGTGTGCAGACCGCCCGCCAGAGCGCGTAATAGCGATTGGCGTTCTCGACGAACGGGCCGTTGTAGACCTGCATGCGGGCCGGCCCGCCCAATTGCCCGCCCCATTTCTCCAACTCCTGCGTGGGGCGGATCTGGGCGAAGTACACGATGCCGCCGATGACGAGCGCCAGGACCACCGGGATCAACAGGAGCAGGGCGGGCCGCTTCGAGCGCGGGCGAGGGGCGTGGTAGGGCGGCGGGCCGCCCTGCGGCGGGGGCCACGGCGCGCCCTGCCCCTGCCCCGGTCCCGGCCACGGCCGCCCGGGCGGCCCCGGCGGACCTTGCCAATGCGGGGGACCCTGGGGAGGCTGCATGATCCCGAATGCTACTGAGGACCGGCGGACGAATCAGGGCAAGAGCGACCCGACCGTGTCCACCAGGTCGGCGGACTGACGGACGCCGGCCTTGTAGACCTCGGCCCACCGGCTCCGATCGCCGACGTTCGGCCCGAACGCCTCCCGCGCGGCGTCGTCCGGCGTGATCCACAGATCCGCGCCCTCCGGGGACGCCTGCCCCATGGGCTCGATGAGGATCACCGTGCCGGCCCCTCGCGCGAGGTGGACGTTGGAGCCCCCGCCGAACGCGCCGTCCATGTAGAGCCGCCCGTCGATGGTGATCGGCGCGGTGAAGCCGGGCGCGGCGCTGGAGGACGCGACGGCGGCGTGCAGCGGGACACCGTCCTCCCGGGTCCACACCACCGGGTCGCCGCCGTCCACGTCCACCGCCGTGATCAGCAGCGCCGTGTCCGGCCACGTCCGGGTGCCGAGCAGGAACTCCATGCCGGCCAGGTGCCGTTCCTCCGGCGGCGCGTCGGCCTCCCGGGCGAGCGCGCCGACCCGCCGCCGTGCCTCGCGCGGATCCGCGCCCGGCGCGTTGAGGATCTCGAAGACGCGCGGCATCACGGCCAGGTCCGCGCCCTCCTCACCGGGCCGAACGGGTGGCAGGTCGGAGAGTTCTTCCAGGTCCCTTCCGACGGCGAGGGCGGCGCCGGCGATCGCCCCCGCCGAGGTGCCGACCAGCACGTCCGCGCTCGCCGGGTCCACACCCGTACGGCGCAACCCGGCGGCGAGCCCGAACAGCCAGGCGGTGCCCACCGGCCCCCCGGGTCCGAGGACGAGGGCCACATCGCTTCCGCCGAGAGTGAGAGTCATGCCCCGAACCGTACGGAGCCCGACCTGCTGCGGACATCGGACCTTGGACGGAGGACCATCGGCCCGACCGCCCGAGCCGAGCGAACGCCGATGCCTTCCACCTCCCGCTCGTCTCCCTGCCCGAGGGCCTCCCGAGGCCGGAGCACTTCGCCGTCATGGAGACCCTCGACTCGCCTCACGCGCGCCAGACCGACGGGAACGGCCGACGCCCCGCCGGATGGGCCGCCCGGCGGGGCGTCGGGGGATGTCACGTCATCCGGCCCTGTGGGGTGCGGTCACCGTTCCCAGATCACCGGCACCACGTCGGTCTTGAGGTTCCGGTCGCTGAGGCTGCCGAGGATTCCGGCGACGGCGCCATTGAGGATGCCGAGGGTGCTGTCGATGGGGACGCTCAGGGCGGAGGCGGGGGTGGCCAGCGCCACCAGCCCGGTACCCGAGGCGGCGGTCACGACCAGGGCGCGGGAACGGGCCCGGCGCGACAGGGGGAGGCGGGGGATGCGGGACAGATTCACGAGGAACTCCTCTCGTCATCGGCCCGGCACCAGCATCGTAACGGCAGGTCAGCCGCGCCGGAGCTGTGTCGCGCACCCGACGCACGGGGGCGCTCGTCAGCCGGGCCGGCCCGGCCCGGCAACGGGTCGGAGCTCGGCACCGCCCCCGCCACCGCTTCACCACCCGGGTCGCCGACGGCCGTCTCGTCGCCATGAGCCGAGGCGAGTCGCATGACCGCCCCGACACCATCATCGACACCGACCCCGACACCCTGTCCCGCGTCCTCGGCGCAAAGGTGACGCTCACCGAGGCGGTCAACGGCGGGCGGCTCACCATCACCGGAGACGACCGGGCCGGCCAACGCCTCTCCGACGCGGCACGGATCGAAGAGACGGCGCCGACGGGGACTTTCTCGCCCCCATGACCATGTTCGGCAAGCCATTCAAGGCCGACGTCAAGGCGCTCATCCGACTGAAGAACGTCGGCCACTTCACCTTCATGATCGCGAACACCGGCCCCGGCACCGGCATTTCCCAATTCACCCTCCACCGGCCGCTGCCCTGACTCATCGACGTTCGGTTCGGTGCGCCCCCTCTCGCGCGCGCCGCGTTCGCCTTGCGCATTTCGTGTATGGCCATTCGACGCCGGCTGTGTCAGCATCTGGGCCCCGATCGAGGAGCGATCATGACCCGACGGCTTCCCCTCAGCCTGGTCCTCTGCACCACCCTCGTCCTGCCGGCCCTGGCCGGGCCCGCGCACGCCGCGCCCGCGTTCCGCGTCACCGACCTGCCGCTCGGCGGCGACCGCTCGGCGTTGAGCGTCCTGGACATCAACGAGCGCGGCCAGATCGCCGGCCTGACCGAGTCCCCGTCCGCCCCGGGTCGCTACCGCGTCGTGCGGTGGGACCCCACCCCGTCCGGCTACACCGTCACCCCGCTGTCGGACTACCAGGAGCAGTACCCGGTCAAGATCAACGACCGTGGCGACGTCATGGGCCGCGCGGGCGACGACATCGTCATCTGGGACCGTGCGGGCACCCGTGTCGCGACCGTCGCCCCGGTCGGTACGTTCTCGGCGTTCCCGCCCGTGTTCAACAACCGTCGCCAGGTCCTGTACAGCCACGGCAGCGGCGACCTGAGCGGTCTGCCGACCACGGCCGTCCTGTGGAGCCCCGAAGGCACGTCCGAACTCGACCGGCCCGACGGCACCACCAGCATGTTCGCCATCAAGCTGAACGAGCGCGGCGTCGCCCTCGGCACCATCCTGGCCGGCCGGACCCCGCCGCACCGCACCGGCTTCCGCTGGAACGGCACCGCCATGACCCGCATCCCGGCCCCCGGCGGCCAGGCCGTCGCCTTCATGGTCGACATCAACGACCGGAACCAGGCCGTCGGCGTCGGCCCGACCGAGGGCCGCGTGTTCGTCGAACAGGACGGCCGCGCGCGGGACATCGGCGACCTCGGCGGCGGCTGGAGCCGGACCGACTTCTTCCTTCCGGCCATCAACGCCCGAGGCCAGATCACCGGCCTCAGCCGCACCGCCTCCGGCGAGATCCACCCGTTCCTGTGGACCGCCGGCCGGATGACCGACCTCGGCACCCTCGGCGGCCCCACCACCGACCTCTCCGACACCGCCATCACCGACCTGAACGACCGGGGCCAGGTCATCGGCCTCAGCAGGACCAGCGCCGGCGAGCGCCATCCGTTCCTGTGGACCGCCGGCCGGATGCAAGACCTGCACATCGCCGGCTCCAGGAACACCGAAGTCGTCGAGATCAACGGCCTCGGCCAGGCCGTCGGCTCCATCACCACCGAGACCGGCACCCGCCCCGTCGTCTGGACGACGACCACACCCTAGAACCGCGGAGCCCTACGCCGTTGGGGAGCCGCACCGCGTCGCGCGGTGCGGCGTCCTCCGTTCGGGTCCGTGCGACCGCGCGACGAGCCCGCACCTTCGGTCTCCCCACGCGACCGCGTTCCCGTGGCGCGGCGGGGTGTCAGCCGATCTGCTCGGCCAGGGCGACGATGATGCCGGCGGGACCGCGCAGGTAGCACAGGCGGAAGACGCCCTCGTACTGGACCACCTCGCCGAGGAGTTCCGCGCCGTGGGGGCGCAGGCGGGCGATGGTGGCGTCGATGTCGTCGACGGCGAACATGACGCGATGCAGACCCAGCGTGTTGGGCGGCGGGACCGCCGGCTCGGCGGCACGGGCCGCGGGGTGGTGGTACTTGGTCAGCTCCAGCTTGCTGTGGCCGTCCGGGGTGCGCATCATCGCGATCTCGCTCCGGATGCCGTCGAGCCCGACGGTGCGGTCGGCCCAGACGCCTTCGATCCGGGCCCTGCCCTCCGGCTCCATGCCGAGTTCGGTGAAGAACGCGATGGCCGCGTCCAGGTCGTCGACGACGATGGCGACGTTGTCCATCCGCTGAATGGTCATGCCACCGAGCATAGGGAACGCGCCGCGCCGGCCCGGGTACGGTTCCCGGCCTCCCGGTCGACTACGTCTCGGGAAGGGTCGGATCCGGCGTCCACGGGGTGGGTGCGGTGATGGCCCAGCGTTCATGGTCGCGCCAGGCGCCGTCGATGTAGAGATAGGCGGGTGAAAGCCCTTCGTAGCGAAAGCCCAGCCGCCGGACCAGGGCCAACGAAGCCGCGTTGGCGGGCTGAATGTTGGCCTCCAACCGGTGAAGGCGCAGGTCGTTGAACGCGTGGTCCAGGGTGACGGCGAGGCCCTCGGTCATATATCCCCGCCGTTCCGCCGAGGCGAAGGCGGCGTAGCCGAGCGAGGCGCCCTGGTAGCGGCCCCGGATGATCGAGTTGATGTTGACCATGCCGGCGGCGGCGCCGCTCTCCACGATCCGTACCAAAAAGCCCAGGTTGGCGCCGTCCTCGAAGCGACGCATCCATGCCCGGAACTCCCGCGCGGTCCCGGGCAACCGCAGCCAGGGCCGGTGCAACTCGCCGCTGGCCCGCACGAGCGAGCAGAACTCGTCCTGATCGGCGAGGGTGAGCCGACGCAACTCCACCCGTGACGGCATCGCGGACATGAAGCAAGATTAGGCGGCGTTCACCTGTGGTCACCGCACCCGTTGACACGGGCCGGCCTCGTGGTGGTCGGCGCGGCGTTCTCGGTCGGCTCGGTCGGCTCAGTCGGCGACCTGGATGCGTAGCTCCGTGAGCATGGCCTCGGTCAGTGCGCCCACCTGTTCGCCGGTGACCGCGCAGCCCGTCAGCGAGGTGAGTCCTGAGATTCCCTGCAGGTCGCAGCCTCGCAGGTCGGCACCGTGAAGTCGGGTGTCGACGAGCTCGAGGCCGGCCAGGGAACCGTCTGCGATGACCACGCCGTCGAGCCGGGAGTTCTCGATGGTGGCCTCGCGCAACACGCAGTCGAGGAACGCGGTGGCTCCGCTCGCGTGCAGACCACTGAGGAACGCGTAGTCCAGCCGGCACCGTTCGAAGATCACCTCGGAGAGGGTGATCCGGTGGGCTTGGACGCCGGTCAGTCTGCATCCCCGCAGGACACAGCGGTCGAGTTTGACGTCGGTCCAACGCGAGGACGCCAGGTCGCAGCCGTCCAAGGTGGTGTTGGTGATGCGCGCCCGCTCGATGTGGGACTCGGCC
The DNA window shown above is from Thermomonospora umbrina and carries:
- a CDS encoding PaaI family thioesterase, which produces MSRPRSTPASPITTPPSTATAPVADAAAVQDFIAAGEILGSACFGCGPDVPHGLHIQRTGRDGTTAFAEFTVIPEHQGAPGLAHGGLLATAMDEILGTSAWLLGRRYVTGRLETDYLAPVPVGSLVHLRSWCKGVDGRKAYLEAEGRLGGPDGRVAVRAAALFIEVPLEHFTAKGTP
- a CDS encoding crotonase/enoyl-CoA hydratase family protein, with product MSVRIERNGPVTTVILSRPEARNAVDGPTATALADAFRAFDADPAAAVAVLWGEGGTFCAGADLKAVGTERSNRVDPPPADAPLGCTRLRLGKPVIAAVAGHAVAGGLELALWADLRVAEPDAVFGVYCRRWGVPLIDGGTVRLPRLIGTSRAMDMILTGRSVDAREAYDIGLVNRLTGPGESRTAAETLAADLVRFPQSCLRNDRMSVLEQDGLTEEEALANEYRHGLGSLEEALHGAGRFASGAGRHGDFTDI
- a CDS encoding patatin-like phospholipase family protein, whose amino-acid sequence is MTLTLGGSDVALVLGPGGPVGTAWLFGLAAGLRRTGVDPASADVLVGTSAGAIAGAALAVGRDLEELSDLPPVRPGEEGADLAVMPRVFEILNAPGADPREARRRVGALAREADAPPEERHLAGMEFLLGTRTWPDTALLITAVDVDGGDPVVWTREDGVPLHAAVASSSAAPGFTAPITIDGRLYMDGAFGGGSNVHLARGAGTVILIEPMGQASPEGADLWITPDDAAREAFGPNVGDRSRWAEVYKAGVRQSADLVDTVGSLLP
- a CDS encoding SCP2 sterol-binding domain-containing protein, with product MSRTRRTGALVSRAGPARQRVGARHRPRHRFTTRVADGRLVAMSRGESHDRPDTIIDTDPDTLSRVLGAKVTLTEAVNGGRLTITGDDRAGQRLSDAARIEETAPTGTFSPP
- a CDS encoding VOC family protein; this translates as MDNVAIVVDDLDAAIAFFTELGMEPEGRARIEGVWADRTVGLDGIRSEIAMMRTPDGHSKLELTKYHHPAARAAEPAVPPPNTLGLHRVMFAVDDIDATIARLRPHGAELLGEVVQYEGVFRLCYLRGPAGIIVALAEQIG
- a CDS encoding GNAT family N-acetyltransferase, yielding MSAMPSRVELRRLTLADQDEFCSLVRASGELHRPWLRLPGTAREFRAWMRRFEDGANLGFLVRIVESGAAAGMVNINSIIRGRYQGASLGYAAFASAERRGYMTEGLAVTLDHAFNDLRLHRLEANIQPANAASLALVRRLGFRYEGLSPAYLYIDGAWRDHERWAITAPTPWTPDPTLPET
- a CDS encoding pentapeptide repeat-containing protein, which translates into the protein METRQVRAIKVLLPSGDDHPRTTVTEPGGGDLTDITAARRDWSRLRLEDRSISGSILNGIVMAESHIERARITNTTLDGCDLASSRWTDVKLDRCVLRGCRLTGVQAHRITLSEVIFERCRLDYAFLSGLHASGATAFLDCVLREATIENSRLDGVVIADGSLAGLELVDTRLHGADLRGCDLQGISGLTSLTGCAVTGEQVGALTEAMLTELRIQVAD